Proteins from a single region of Paramormyrops kingsleyae isolate MSU_618 chromosome 9, PKINGS_0.4, whole genome shotgun sequence:
- the LOC111840907 gene encoding ubiquitin carboxyl-terminal hydrolase 29-like isoform X7 — protein MAHHKINFSCGFLCCWTKKKQRDIAATEGAADDQVTKKKPQKKIIKFGRKFPWVKRVKSRAKESSDDDGHVSVDCRDSGDSDNLTSSQSPSLVTVDSESLTSGTSPTGSDVEEQQSPPGVTRDIPPNEGPSQSLRRIPKWQILLCMADRGDAGDGEHQRLVCLGLPNLGQTCYMNATLQCFFHLPTFCKDVRRQEEHWGLVPYADLIRYFSDLLSARRGSRSRQKKTLLRNLIHSVSDQFAEDEQNDAHEFFSCLVSQLNELGTLIQAWEGAAMYACPVEGNLSFQMLCQRTCTSCGAQSSRTEDFTSLSLDVLPHLSVEDLLKNYFKDSEVEFRCATCRGSHAVLSWTFITLPRVLVLHMKRFSFTPQFQLVKVQDPVLLRREISLLPHFREISQLTGTPEAAQLPEAHRTESQTTQEAQMPAEEQPEDASRMLGGDVEEDDALEEESDTVCENLPTVDSLPPAGGDGGFRDVGRAASWTPVPACWYSQPPWLQRHLW, from the exons ATGGCGCATCACAAAATAAACTTTTCGTGCGGATTTCTTTGCTGTTGGACCAAGAAAAAG CAGCGTGACATCGCGGCTACTGAAGGAGCGGCGGATGATCAAGTTACAAAGAAGAAACCCCAGAAGAAGATTATCAAGTTTGGACGGAAGTTTCCATGGGTGAAACGTGTGAAGTCGAGAGCAAAGGAGAG CTCAGACGACGATGGACATGTGTCAGTTGACTGCAGGGACTCTGGAGACAGCGACAATCTCACGAGCAGCCAGAGTCCCAGCCTTGTCACTGTGGACTCAGAG TCACTAACATCTGGAACCTCCCCTACTGGAAGCGATGTAGAGGAGCAGCAGTCCCCTCCAGGGGTGACACGTGACATTCCACCTAATGAGGGACCTTCCCAGTCCCTGAGAAG GATCCCCAAGTGGCAGATTCTCCTCTGCATGGCGGACAGGGGTGATGCAGGGGATGGAGAGCACCAGCGGCTGGTCTGCCTCGG GCTACCAAACCTGGGACAGACCTGCTACATGAATGCCACCTTGCAGTGTTTCTTCCACCTGCCAACATTCTGCAAGGACGTCAGGAGGCAGGAAGAACACTGGGGTTTGGTCCCCTATGCCGACCTGATCAG ATATTTCTCTGATCTTCTATCTGCAAGACGTGGTTCAAGGTCAAGGCAGAAGAAGACTTTGCTGAGAAACCTGATTCATTCTGTTTCTGACCAGTTTGCTGAAGATGAGCAGAAT GATGCTCATGAGTTCTTCAGCTGCCTGGTATCCCAGCTAAATGAGCTGGGAACGCTAATTCAGGCCTGGGAGGGAGCAGCAATGTACGCCTGTCCTGTGGAAGGAAACCTGTCATTCCAGATGCTGTGCCAGAGGACGTGTACCAG CTGTGGAGCACAGTCATCCAGGACAGAAGATTTTACCAGTCTCTCCCTGGACGTCCTCCCACATCTATCAGTGGAAGATCTGCTGAAGAACTACTTCAAG GATTCCGAGGTGGAGTTCAGATGtgccacctgcagggggagccatgCTGTCCTGTCATGGACATTTATTACACTGCCTCG TGTCCTGGTCCTGCACATGAAGAGATTCAGCTTCACACCACAGTTTCAGCTGGTCAAAGTGCAGGACCCAGTTCTCCTCCGCAGGGAGATCTCCCTGCTCCCCCACTTCAGGGAGATCTCCCAGCTGACAGGGACACCTGAGGCAGCACAGCTCCCAGAAGCTCACCGGACGGAGAGCCAGACCACACAGGAGGCACAAAT GCCAGCTGAAGAACAACCAGAGGATGCCTCACGGATGCTAGGTGGAGATGTAGAAGAAGACGATGCTTTGGAGGAGGAGAGTGACACCGTCTGCGAGAACCTGCCTACAGTGGActcactgccccctgcag GAGGAGACGGTGGTTTCCGAGACGTCGGAAGAGCAGCCAGCTGGACACCAGTACCAGCTTGTTGGTATTCTCAGCCACCTTGGCTCCAGCGCCACCTCTGGTAA